Part of the Salinimonas lutimaris genome, TGCCGCGGTGTTTCCTGAACAGGTCAAAGCGGTCGTCAGTATTGATGCCTGCGGTCCGCTGGTGGAGTCTGAGGCCAGTACTGCTGAGCAAATGCGGGCATCCATCATCAGCCGGGCCGGCAAAACCGCGAGCCGGCAGATCCCGGTGCAGCTGGAAAAAGCCATAAAGGCACGGTGTGAGGTCAGTGACATTGCACCGCAACATGCACAGGTTATATTACAGCGCAATATCAAACAGGACGGGAACGGCGAGAGCATCTGGGCATCGGACTCAAGGCTGCGCACCCGTTCTCCACTGCGCTTAACACCGGCTCAGGCCAGAGCGCTGATGGAACAAATTCAGTGTCCGGTGTATATCGCCGGCGCCAGTGACAGCTTTAAGCAGGTTAAGAAGATGTTTGCCGAGCGCAGCGCGTGGTTTAAAAATGCTCAATGTGAATATTTTGTCGGCGGCCACCATATCCATATGGAGAAACCTGACGAAATAGGCCATGCAATTCAACGTTTTGTTGAACAATTGTAAACGTGGTCATTTATCTTTACGCTTTCATCCGATAAGATACGCAAGAAATCAGAC contains:
- a CDS encoding alpha/beta fold hydrolase — encoded protein: MKEITVKAGMITLAGLDNEGTGPVVIGLHGYLDNAQSLAGLAPYLSGYRFIALDMAGHGKSGHRAEGAQYNLPDYLQDLHALISEQQFEPVILLGHSLGGILATLYAAVFPEQVKAVVSIDACGPLVESEASTAEQMRASIISRAGKTASRQIPVQLEKAIKARCEVSDIAPQHAQVILQRNIKQDGNGESIWASDSRLRTRSPLRLTPAQARALMEQIQCPVYIAGASDSFKQVKKMFAERSAWFKNAQCEYFVGGHHIHMEKPDEIGHAIQRFVEQL